From a single Gimesia fumaroli genomic region:
- a CDS encoding CIS tube protein has protein sequence MNKNILKKATITVMDGQDKNKVISLLFNPTEYSLDRSNSYKATPIPGISSPVLQFVNGESDQLSMELFMDDYTDPNGPTSLLQKENDPLGERLAAISKLLLIDRELHAPPPVRFNWGTMEFHAIIEKLGRKVTMFHPDGIPARVTLSIVFREYRTLKQQQEDPRLESSDKTKRRIVVGKEQLWFIAAREYGESELWTRIADRNDLDDPREIKPGDWLEIPPLENASGTFPTR, from the coding sequence ATGAATAAAAATATTCTTAAAAAAGCGACCATCACAGTCATGGATGGACAAGATAAGAACAAAGTCATCAGCCTCCTATTTAACCCTACCGAATATAGTCTGGATCGATCCAATTCTTACAAGGCGACACCGATTCCCGGTATTAGTTCTCCGGTATTACAATTTGTTAATGGTGAGAGCGATCAGTTGAGTATGGAATTATTCATGGATGATTATACTGACCCGAATGGTCCCACATCTTTATTGCAAAAAGAAAACGATCCACTGGGGGAACGACTAGCTGCTATCTCAAAACTTTTATTGATTGACCGGGAATTACACGCTCCTCCACCAGTCCGATTTAATTGGGGGACAATGGAGTTTCATGCCATCATCGAGAAGTTAGGTCGGAAAGTAACCATGTTTCACCCTGATGGTATACCGGCGAGGGTGACGCTGTCGATCGTGTTCAGAGAATACCGAACTCTCAAGCAACAACAGGAAGATCCACGGCTCGAATCTTCCGACAAAACGAAAAGACGAATAGTTGTCGGAAAGGAGCAATTGTGGTTCATAGCTGCTCGTGAATACGGCGAATCGGAACTGTGGACCCGAATCGCGGATCGAAACGATCTTGATGATCCTCGTGAAATAAAGCCTGGTGATTGGCTGGAAATCCCCCCTCTGGAGAATGCAAGTGGAACTTTCCCAACTCGCTAA
- a CDS encoding SEC-C metal-binding domain-containing protein, producing the protein MDLPHANRIVEALGRGGDIVASQVLMMLNEDIEYSENSPRALIQGFVLRLAGELRLTAAVPSLIEALKEDDDWFNEECQSALIRIGGDDVAKALTAEFSTAEWYFRLFGSSVLEQLHTDLAIRKCIDLFEEETDETIATHLGQAALSHFSTEAIEPVRQFICASEIDPEILDLRENLVSVCTVLEIKFPEFEEWKKDNEEAEALRKKLYQEKHGSFFGVSDDSILDLIADTDASDADTLTQPAYVPHTIIRQDARVGRNDPCPCGSGKKYKKCCLNNSNDTSRLN; encoded by the coding sequence ATGGATCTGCCTCACGCAAATCGGATTGTAGAAGCGTTGGGGCGTGGCGGTGACATCGTTGCCAGCCAAGTTCTAATGATGCTGAATGAGGATATCGAGTATTCGGAAAATAGTCCAAGAGCATTAATACAAGGATTTGTCCTTCGTCTGGCGGGTGAACTGCGGCTGACAGCAGCGGTCCCATCATTGATCGAAGCACTCAAGGAAGATGATGACTGGTTCAATGAAGAATGCCAAAGCGCTCTCATCAGAATTGGTGGAGATGATGTTGCCAAAGCTCTCACAGCTGAGTTTTCCACTGCAGAATGGTATTTCCGACTCTTTGGCTCCAGTGTACTGGAGCAATTACATACCGACCTTGCCATCCGAAAGTGCATCGATCTTTTCGAAGAGGAAACCGATGAGACGATCGCAACACATCTCGGACAAGCGGCGCTCTCACATTTTTCAACAGAAGCCATTGAGCCGGTGAGGCAGTTCATCTGCGCAAGTGAAATTGATCCAGAGATTCTTGATTTACGAGAGAACCTTGTTTCAGTTTGTACCGTCTTAGAGATCAAATTTCCCGAATTCGAAGAATGGAAGAAGGATAACGAAGAGGCTGAGGCACTCCGCAAGAAACTTTACCAGGAGAAACACGGAAGTTTTTTTGGTGTGTCAGATGACTCGATCTTGGATCTAATAGCAGACACTGATGCCTCCGATGCTGATACATTGACTCAACCAGCGTACGTTCCCCATACGATTATAAGGCAAGATGCTCGAGTTGGCCGTAATGATCCCTGCCCTTGTGGGAGCGGGAAAAAATACAAGAAGTGCTGTCTGAACAATTCCAATGATACTTCACGGCTCAATTGA
- a CDS encoding ATP-binding protein — MANNLMQNQNAEAKTPALGVCAPGGLHFAVIDWLNVILCDAIKRCPDDDGDIKGVALTKQTILSSFSISNQSHNNHSKVDKVLEKADKILECSFTNSDQSCEPLAAVIRAFSLEFFEFKFFVLALAPELDDRFQRSMGYLLDDMNQRVGTIALYCDLLGFDAENRVSISKSVLWQELVFENSLVSADEPLRIDPYFARWLLGDQKALAADTRICGMIRTYPWPGRKVLEQYWSKSVKKYVCESLLRKCWVVLTGDHFDAWRSLLEFGSSELCFEWIRIEPKRFANVDAGDIEHCARLIGRMSRFTGIPVVVDIAMEEALGIDDRLVEFMITLSRTKCTAVVICREFTSLAGPLNSVKLCFFHAPPLSRSNCIGLVRCAAQMADAELTNEEAESIFGRYALTISKLEEAMRLAQSRPVAFKINQEYIQRFKSACQDVAVEGLSRLSERIEPCFHLDDVVLPEDRKSQLREIVNHVELTSKVLDEWRFRDQLPYGRGVTALLFGPSGTGKTMAAQGIANELGVQLLRVDLSRIVSKYIGDTEKNIDRIFSDAERSGSALLFDEAEALLGKRSEVKDAHDRYANIEVAYVLQRMEEYDGLAILTTNLRQNLDSAFLRRLRFIIDFPRPDAAAREQIWKLCLPSKAHALEAADFRQLSRKIDLTGGHIRQITIRAAFSAAAENRLIHLLHIADAAKAEFAKLGLPPVELNLDRRAA; from the coding sequence ATGGCTAACAATCTCATGCAGAATCAGAACGCAGAAGCAAAAACACCTGCGCTTGGAGTATGCGCACCGGGAGGCTTGCATTTTGCTGTGATTGATTGGCTGAATGTGATTTTGTGCGACGCCATTAAACGTTGTCCGGATGATGACGGCGACATTAAGGGAGTCGCTCTGACGAAACAAACCATTTTGAGTTCGTTTTCCATTTCAAACCAGTCCCATAACAACCATTCAAAGGTGGATAAGGTCTTAGAAAAGGCGGATAAGATATTGGAGTGTTCGTTTACTAACTCCGATCAGAGTTGTGAGCCTCTCGCAGCCGTCATTCGCGCATTTAGTCTTGAGTTCTTTGAGTTTAAGTTTTTTGTTCTTGCATTAGCTCCCGAGCTTGATGACCGTTTCCAACGAAGTATGGGGTATTTGCTCGATGATATGAATCAGAGGGTTGGCACCATTGCTTTGTATTGTGATTTGTTGGGCTTTGATGCAGAAAATCGTGTTTCGATATCGAAGAGTGTACTTTGGCAAGAATTGGTTTTTGAGAACTCGCTGGTTTCCGCTGATGAACCTTTGCGAATCGATCCGTATTTTGCCCGTTGGTTGCTGGGTGATCAAAAGGCATTAGCAGCAGATACTCGTATATGCGGTATGATTCGAACATATCCCTGGCCGGGGAGAAAGGTACTTGAACAATATTGGAGCAAATCGGTAAAGAAGTATGTTTGTGAAAGCCTGTTGAGAAAATGCTGGGTAGTACTTACCGGTGATCATTTTGACGCGTGGCGGTCGCTGTTGGAATTTGGTTCATCCGAACTGTGTTTTGAATGGATTCGTATTGAGCCGAAGCGGTTTGCTAATGTTGACGCTGGTGATATTGAGCATTGTGCGCGACTTATCGGAAGAATGTCTCGATTCACGGGTATTCCGGTCGTCGTTGACATCGCAATGGAAGAAGCATTGGGAATTGACGACCGTCTGGTTGAATTCATGATTACTTTGAGCCGCACCAAATGCACCGCAGTTGTGATTTGTCGCGAATTCACCTCCCTCGCCGGCCCACTCAACTCTGTAAAACTCTGCTTCTTTCATGCTCCTCCATTGTCACGGTCGAATTGCATTGGTTTGGTCCGTTGCGCCGCTCAGATGGCTGATGCCGAACTCACCAACGAGGAGGCAGAGAGCATCTTCGGTCGCTATGCGCTCACTATAAGCAAACTCGAAGAAGCCATGCGACTTGCTCAAAGTCGCCCCGTGGCGTTTAAGATCAATCAAGAATATATTCAGCGGTTTAAATCGGCATGTCAGGATGTTGCGGTCGAAGGTTTGTCGCGTCTTTCTGAACGAATCGAACCATGCTTTCATTTGGACGATGTCGTTCTACCTGAAGACAGGAAGAGTCAGCTCAGAGAAATCGTCAACCACGTTGAACTGACTTCGAAAGTTCTCGATGAATGGCGTTTTCGTGATCAACTTCCTTATGGCCGTGGTGTAACTGCTTTGTTGTTCGGTCCCAGTGGAACAGGCAAAACGATGGCCGCACAGGGCATCGCCAACGAACTTGGAGTTCAGCTTCTACGTGTCGATCTCTCACGAATTGTAAGCAAGTATATTGGTGATACAGAAAAGAATATTGATCGGATATTCAGCGATGCTGAGCGTTCAGGATCCGCACTTCTATTTGACGAAGCCGAGGCGTTACTTGGGAAACGAAGTGAAGTTAAAGACGCACACGATCGGTATGCGAATATCGAGGTCGCTTATGTTTTGCAGCGCATGGAAGAATATGACGGACTCGCAATTCTCACAACAAACTTGAGACAGAATCTGGACTCGGCATTCCTGCGTCGCCTTCGATTTATCATAGATTTTCCGCGTCCCGATGCTGCAGCGCGTGAGCAAATTTGGAAGCTCTGTTTGCCATCTAAGGCACACGCTCTAGAAGCGGCTGATTTTCGCCAGCTTTCCCGCAAGATTGATTTGACTGGGGGACACATTCGTCAAATTACGATTCGCGCCGCTTTTAGCGCCGCTGCTGAAAACAGGTTGATTCACTTGTTACACATTGCTGATGCAGCCAAGGCGGAATTTGCCAAGTTAGGTCTACCTCCTGTGGAACTCAATTTAGACAGGAGGGCAGCATGA
- a CDS encoding type II toxin-antitoxin system RelE/ParE family toxin yields MPRLILTRQAREDVLSIWAYIAQHDTTAADKLVQRINELLKKLAAHPGMGALQEQYREGLRCFPIGKYVIFYESIENGIQVIRILHGARRLEDLL; encoded by the coding sequence ATGCCACGTCTAATACTCACTCGTCAGGCAAGAGAAGATGTCCTGAGTATTTGGGCTTATATCGCACAGCATGATACGACTGCTGCTGATAAACTTGTCCAAAGGATCAATGAACTGTTAAAGAAGTTGGCTGCGCATCCTGGGATGGGAGCACTACAAGAACAATACCGTGAGGGCCTTCGCTGTTTTCCGATTGGTAAGTATGTCATTTTCTACGAATCGATAGAAAATGGAATTCAAGTGATCCGAATTCTTCATGGGGCCAGGCGATTGGAAGATTTGTTGTAA
- a CDS encoding alanine-zipper protein, with amino-acid sequence MTHDMINTADTNSMDKCDNSHEKACALDETEAPKLWREKFKVDFKRTKGCNDVKTPLEREKCLVDAIAKEVETINKAKSAEKAKKELEAIQKSAETAIKDYTTEAHKSFILMWEEQDKDIQKLLNKVECIPNWKCIIECYICPLLNELYFVAQELNGDPLNYCHCCERKNVSDTCSEEKTKCEQYQSYLNDDPNYRQFSKELAKNHYDLLHWLERDLAQKNRTYELVSNVLQAWMNPNKSLKDLLKANSELIKKCNDEWCSRTTHIVYDIFVQLLPLHFAIRPRDKNNKKWPDGKKPTVIQKEFYDLYAHLCCDEGQPIDCCNVNVGEPSIRDRLIGTQPYIVDPSEYYELICCLTKHRYLKAQEAMAKAQAALDAQKKRIEDLNKFISKDAGTLAKIAYDLIPLEVGPCDCSNALKTAEVALKTSIYADELAKKVEPIANEVDCIASNAIETADEALGHCPSDKAKQLAGEAKQVVNCAKTKADDARNTAADAIREACDAMGAAKDAKELAEKCEDVDEAYEKAEKAKSSANEVKNKAELAKKCAEEAMKHANIAKKRADEVLELTRSSKQQYGD; translated from the coding sequence ATGACCCACGATATGATTAATACTGCAGATACAAATTCGATGGACAAATGTGATAATTCACATGAAAAAGCATGTGCATTGGATGAGACTGAGGCACCCAAGTTGTGGCGAGAGAAATTCAAAGTTGATTTCAAAAGGACTAAAGGTTGCAACGATGTAAAGACGCCTCTCGAACGTGAGAAGTGCCTTGTTGATGCAATAGCTAAAGAAGTAGAGACCATCAACAAGGCTAAAAGCGCTGAAAAAGCGAAGAAGGAACTTGAGGCAATTCAGAAGTCTGCTGAGACTGCGATTAAAGATTACACCACGGAAGCTCACAAGTCTTTTATTCTGATGTGGGAGGAGCAGGATAAGGATATCCAAAAATTGCTTAATAAAGTTGAATGTATTCCAAATTGGAAATGTATCATCGAGTGTTACATCTGTCCCTTGCTTAACGAATTGTATTTTGTTGCGCAAGAACTGAATGGTGATCCATTGAACTACTGTCATTGTTGTGAGCGCAAGAACGTGTCAGACACGTGTTCTGAAGAAAAGACCAAATGTGAGCAATATCAATCTTACCTCAATGATGATCCAAATTATCGGCAGTTTTCTAAAGAACTTGCAAAGAACCATTATGACCTTTTGCATTGGCTTGAGCGCGATTTAGCTCAGAAGAATCGAACGTATGAACTTGTTTCTAATGTCTTGCAGGCGTGGATGAATCCAAATAAAAGTCTCAAGGATTTATTAAAAGCGAATTCAGAGTTGATTAAAAAGTGTAATGATGAATGGTGCTCGCGCACGACACACATTGTTTATGACATCTTCGTGCAATTACTACCGTTACATTTTGCCATTCGTCCAAGAGACAAGAACAACAAAAAGTGGCCTGATGGTAAGAAACCCACCGTTATTCAAAAGGAATTTTACGATTTATATGCGCATTTGTGTTGCGACGAGGGGCAGCCAATTGATTGTTGCAATGTGAATGTAGGAGAGCCGAGCATTCGTGATCGACTAATCGGAACTCAACCATATATTGTTGATCCGAGCGAGTATTACGAACTTATTTGCTGTTTGACTAAACACCGTTACCTTAAAGCTCAGGAAGCGATGGCGAAAGCACAGGCAGCATTGGATGCCCAAAAAAAGCGAATCGAGGATTTGAATAAGTTCATTTCCAAGGATGCAGGAACGCTCGCCAAAATCGCGTATGATCTTATCCCCTTAGAAGTAGGCCCATGCGATTGTAGCAATGCCTTGAAGACTGCTGAGGTAGCACTGAAGACAAGTATCTACGCTGATGAATTGGCAAAAAAGGTAGAACCAATCGCTAATGAGGTTGATTGTATTGCGAGCAATGCAATTGAGACCGCTGATGAAGCACTTGGCCATTGTCCCAGTGATAAAGCCAAGCAACTGGCCGGTGAGGCCAAACAAGTTGTAAATTGTGCCAAGACGAAAGCTGATGACGCAAGAAATACAGCTGCAGACGCTATTAGAGAAGCTTGCGACGCTATGGGGGCTGCCAAGGATGCCAAGGAATTGGCTGAAAAGTGTGAGGACGTAGACGAAGCCTATGAGAAAGCGGAAAAAGCAAAGAGTTCTGCAAATGAAGTCAAGAATAAGGCGGAACTGGCCAAAAAATGTGCGGAAGAGGCCATGAAGCATGCAAACATCGCCAAAAAGAGAGCTGACGAAGTCCTGGAACTAACTAGATCATCAAAACAACAGTATGGAGATTGA
- a CDS encoding phage tail protein: MDRNDPLRNFRYKLEIDGINQAGFSEVNIAETTIDVVDYREGDDAPFPQKLSGLTKYGNITLKWGLTYGAEALELFNWHKQIAAGQIRTQRKKVVIVVQDEAGTDRARFVVTEAWPVKYDPGDLNANGNEVMIELLELANEGIERVA; the protein is encoded by the coding sequence ATGGACCGCAATGATCCACTCCGGAATTTTCGTTACAAACTAGAAATTGATGGCATCAATCAGGCCGGTTTTAGTGAAGTCAACATCGCGGAAACAACGATTGATGTTGTTGACTACCGTGAGGGCGACGATGCGCCTTTCCCACAAAAGCTAAGTGGGCTGACAAAGTACGGCAACATTACTTTGAAGTGGGGGCTTACCTACGGTGCTGAAGCATTAGAGCTATTTAATTGGCATAAGCAGATTGCTGCCGGACAGATTCGAACACAACGCAAGAAGGTGGTGATTGTTGTTCAAGATGAAGCTGGTACAGATCGTGCAAGATTCGTGGTCACCGAGGCTTGGCCGGTGAAGTATGATCCTGGCGATCTCAATGCCAATGGAAACGAAGTTATGATTGAATTACTCGAACTGGCAAACGAAGGCATCGAGCGAGTTGCTTAA
- a CDS encoding phage tail protein — protein MRTDPLRGFRFLIEFQGITTGGFSSIKGISREIKYESYREGGVNDYTHNLITQVSHPVLILERGLVMDDLWKWAQDTAGGEVERRTLWIRLRDETDRSAWAWQVENALPVKWSISDLDSQQSQLVVESLELAHQGLRKGTT, from the coding sequence ATGAGAACTGACCCATTGCGAGGCTTTCGCTTTCTGATTGAGTTTCAGGGTATTACGACCGGCGGTTTTTCCAGTATTAAGGGAATATCTCGTGAGATCAAATACGAATCTTATAGGGAAGGAGGTGTTAACGATTATACACACAATTTGATTACCCAAGTATCTCATCCAGTGCTGATTCTTGAACGAGGATTAGTGATGGATGACCTCTGGAAGTGGGCACAGGATACCGCAGGTGGAGAAGTCGAACGTCGGACGTTGTGGATTCGTTTGCGGGACGAAACCGATAGATCAGCTTGGGCTTGGCAGGTGGAAAATGCGCTACCTGTTAAATGGTCGATTTCCGATCTAGACTCTCAACAATCGCAACTTGTTGTGGAGAGTCTGGAACTTGCACATCAAGGATTGAGAAAGGGAACCACATGA
- a CDS encoding phage tail sheath family protein: MPEYLHPGVYIEEVERGPRPVEGVPTSTAAILGETERGSITPRLVTSYKEYQRWFGRVFGADKYVPYATNGFFENGGKRAYICRIVGQAATTAEENFGDFNVRAAGPGEWGNRVTIKISDGSTKDSNNESIGFRLRVAYWDGSEPAPAIDPFDSEQLATTDRKITHIEDFDDLVTDETSPDFYGKRFPLIDDDISDKNQGPESSALAMLVRLSGVSAIARPENGVKNLTNGADDATPVANDDFKGLPAGERRIDQGLSALELDPYRDVALVYAPQVDPDTSKAIISHCEKMKFRFAVVDAPKGQNSASDLNPRNSVTDTTYAAFYYPWLVTSDPQTGVRKLTPPGGHVLGVYARSDTERGVFKAPANEIVRGAFSVEFDINDELQDVLNPKGVNVIRSLPGRGIRVWGARTLSSNALWKYVSVRRLFIFLERSIYENTQWVVFEPNDQTLWSRVTDTIRLFLRTQWRLGALFGATEEEAFFITCDETTMSQDDILNGRLICEIGIAPVRPAEFVIFRIFQHTNESQQ; the protein is encoded by the coding sequence ATGCCCGAATATTTACATCCCGGTGTTTACATAGAAGAGGTGGAACGCGGCCCACGGCCCGTTGAAGGTGTCCCGACAAGCACAGCGGCGATACTCGGAGAGACCGAACGTGGCTCGATTACACCGCGTCTCGTGACCAGTTATAAAGAGTATCAGCGTTGGTTCGGGCGAGTTTTTGGAGCTGACAAGTATGTGCCCTATGCTACTAATGGATTCTTTGAGAATGGAGGCAAACGTGCTTATATCTGTCGAATCGTTGGTCAGGCAGCAACTACAGCAGAGGAAAACTTTGGTGACTTTAATGTTAGAGCGGCAGGACCTGGTGAATGGGGAAATCGTGTCACAATCAAAATATCGGATGGTTCTACAAAGGATTCGAATAACGAGAGTATTGGATTTCGTTTGCGCGTAGCTTACTGGGATGGAAGCGAACCCGCTCCAGCAATTGATCCATTTGACTCGGAGCAGCTCGCTACTACTGATAGAAAAATTACCCATATAGAAGATTTTGACGATCTTGTCACCGATGAGACCTCACCCGACTTCTATGGCAAACGCTTTCCTCTTATCGATGATGACATTAGTGATAAAAACCAGGGGCCAGAGAGTTCGGCGCTTGCAATGCTTGTTCGTTTATCAGGAGTCTCTGCCATCGCGCGACCTGAGAATGGAGTGAAGAATTTGACGAACGGTGCAGACGATGCTACTCCTGTCGCGAACGATGACTTTAAAGGGTTGCCCGCTGGAGAACGAAGAATTGATCAGGGGCTTTCAGCACTTGAGCTTGATCCTTACCGAGATGTTGCTCTGGTTTATGCACCACAAGTCGATCCAGACACTTCGAAGGCCATCATTTCACACTGCGAAAAAATGAAGTTTCGCTTTGCAGTCGTTGACGCTCCAAAGGGACAAAACAGTGCTTCTGATCTCAATCCACGAAATTCGGTGACCGACACGACTTATGCTGCGTTTTACTACCCTTGGCTGGTTACATCAGATCCACAAACTGGAGTACGAAAATTGACACCACCCGGAGGTCACGTGCTTGGAGTTTATGCGAGATCCGATACAGAGCGAGGTGTTTTTAAGGCACCCGCTAATGAGATTGTAAGAGGGGCGTTTTCAGTTGAGTTTGATATTAATGATGAACTTCAAGATGTACTCAACCCAAAGGGAGTCAATGTCATTCGAAGTTTACCTGGTCGTGGTATCCGAGTTTGGGGTGCCCGCACGTTGTCTTCAAATGCGTTATGGAAATACGTCAGTGTGCGCCGTCTATTTATCTTTCTGGAACGATCTATCTACGAAAATACGCAGTGGGTTGTATTCGAACCAAACGACCAAACATTATGGTCTCGAGTGACGGACACAATCCGATTATTTCTGCGAACTCAGTGGCGATTAGGTGCGCTTTTTGGGGCGACGGAAGAGGAAGCTTTTTTCATCACGTGTGACGAAACAACAATGTCACAAGACGACATTCTCAATGGAAGGCTCATCTGCGAAATTGGTATCGCACCCGTTCGACCTGCTGAATTTGTCATCTTCCGTATTTTCCAACACACCAACGAATCACAGCAATAG
- a CDS encoding integrase core domain-containing protein: MKFILQPWQLFFIIIAGWVNRQQQEVIEYLRIENQVLKEKHGKKRILLNDDQRRRLAVKGKILGRKRLEQVGTLFTPDTILRWHKKLVTMKWDCSNRGKRKSGRPRLPDEVKQLVIQIAKENSSWGYDRIADAVANVGYKISDESVRKILKEQGLEPAPDRKRQTSWNTFLKAHWEVLAAIDFTTVEVWTKGGLVTFYLLFVIELKTRRSHFTGCTMNPHDIWMKQIARNLTDEDEGFLREKQKLIMDRDTTFSESFQMILNQSDTKPIVLPPRSPNLNAFIERFFRSLKSECLDRMIFFGENSLRNAIKEYMTHYHVERNHQGLNHQIIEPGEEVGQSAGEIECRERLGGLLNYYYRKAA, translated from the coding sequence ATGAAATTCATCCTTCAACCTTGGCAACTGTTTTTCATCATAATCGCTGGTTGGGTTAACAGGCAGCAACAGGAAGTGATTGAATACCTGAGAATTGAGAATCAGGTTCTTAAAGAGAAACACGGTAAGAAACGCATTTTACTAAATGATGACCAGCGTCGAAGGCTCGCCGTTAAAGGTAAGATTCTGGGACGTAAGCGACTCGAACAGGTTGGTACTTTGTTTACACCAGATACTATCCTTCGTTGGCATAAAAAACTGGTAACCATGAAATGGGATTGTTCAAATAGAGGCAAGCGAAAATCAGGTAGACCCAGATTACCTGATGAGGTTAAGCAACTCGTGATTCAAATCGCAAAAGAAAATTCTTCTTGGGGATATGACCGGATCGCTGACGCTGTTGCAAATGTGGGCTACAAGATCTCTGACGAATCAGTGCGTAAAATTCTCAAAGAGCAGGGTCTTGAACCAGCACCTGATCGGAAACGCCAGACATCATGGAATACCTTTCTTAAGGCGCACTGGGAAGTATTGGCAGCAATCGACTTTACCACTGTGGAAGTCTGGACGAAAGGTGGCCTTGTTACCTTCTATTTGCTGTTTGTGATAGAGCTGAAGACACGGAGATCGCATTTTACTGGTTGCACAATGAATCCACACGATATATGGATGAAACAGATCGCCAGAAACCTGACAGATGAAGACGAAGGATTTCTGCGTGAGAAGCAAAAATTAATCATGGATCGAGACACGACTTTTTCTGAGTCATTTCAAATGATCTTAAACCAGTCAGATACTAAGCCGATTGTGTTGCCACCACGCTCTCCTAATCTGAATGCTTTTATTGAGCGATTCTTTCGCTCACTCAAATCAGAGTGCCTCGACAGAATGATATTCTTTGGTGAGAACTCGTTAAGAAATGCAATCAAAGAATACATGACTCATTACCACGTCGAGAGGAACCATCAGGGACTCAATCATCAGATCATTGAACCGGGAGAGGAAGTTGGTCAAAGTGCTGGTGAGATTGAGTGCCGCGAACGACTTGGCGGCCTGCTGAACTATTACTATCGCAAAGCGGCGTAG
- a CDS encoding DUF6760 family protein, protein MKQLYEEMAFIAYHLHWSHHELMNMDHRERRKWCEEISNINRVLDGAPANPFDLGRKTG, encoded by the coding sequence ATAAAGCAATTGTACGAGGAGATGGCCTTTATCGCGTACCACTTGCATTGGTCGCATCATGAGCTGATGAATATGGATCACCGGGAAAGACGAAAGTGGTGTGAAGAGATTTCAAATATTAATCGCGTGCTGGATGGTGCGCCAGCAAATCCATTTGATCTGGGAAGGAAAACCGGATGA
- a CDS encoding DUF4255 domain-containing protein, with protein sequence MKHDAINLVTIALRKRLDAALLDNDIPGNVFVGPVTDPNSSSAPLTLFLYRLAPNASLRNSERRVPSDTPTRVDVFRTSLSLDLYYMITAGSATSSTPLTSLGIVIQALQADPEIRGEAVNHELVRTTLDPLSTEEISRLWALFPNVDYRTTIAYLASPVWIDPAQPETNGTPVIDGEFRSGTKVTEDPR encoded by the coding sequence ATGAAACACGACGCAATTAACCTCGTCACTATAGCGCTGCGCAAGCGGTTGGATGCAGCCTTATTGGACAACGACATTCCGGGCAACGTTTTTGTCGGTCCAGTGACTGACCCGAATTCAAGTTCGGCGCCGCTGACATTATTTCTCTATCGACTGGCGCCGAACGCAAGCCTGCGTAACTCTGAACGTCGTGTGCCTTCGGACACACCAACACGCGTGGATGTGTTCAGGACATCTTTGTCACTTGACCTCTACTACATGATCACTGCGGGGTCCGCGACGAGCTCAACTCCTCTTACATCTCTGGGAATCGTTATTCAGGCACTGCAAGCCGATCCTGAAATTAGAGGCGAAGCCGTTAATCATGAGTTGGTGCGTACAACTCTTGACCCACTTTCTACAGAGGAGATTTCTCGCCTGTGGGCGTTATTCCCCAACGTCGATTATCGTACCACGATTGCTTATCTCGCGTCACCTGTTTGGATTGATCCCGCACAACCTGAAACGAATGGTACTCCGGTGATTGATGGCGAATTTCGGTCCGGAACCAAAGTAACGGAGGACCCGCGATGA